A single region of the Malus sylvestris chromosome 8, drMalSylv7.2, whole genome shotgun sequence genome encodes:
- the LOC126632499 gene encoding calcium-transporting ATPase 2, plasma membrane-type-like isoform X4, with protein sequence MESYLNENFYVKAKNSSEEAFQIWRKPCGLVKNRKRRFRFTANLPKRFEAEAIRRTNQGKFRVAVLDSQAALQFIQGLSLPSDYTVPEEVKAAGFQICADEVGSIVDSFDLKKLKSHGGVETITDKLGTSSINGIFTSEKLLNKRKEIYGVNKFIEKPSRGFLVYVWEALQDTTLMILALCAFVSLLVGIMTEGWPKGAHDGLGIVASILLVVFVTATSDYKQSLQFKDLEKEKKKITVKVTRDGFRQKLSIYNLLPGDIVHLSIGDLVPADGLFVSGFPVLINESSLTGESEPVKVNSTNPFLLCGTKVQDGSCKMLVTTVGMRTQWGKLMATLSEGGDDETPLQVKLNGVATIIGKIGLFFAVVTFSVLVQGLFSRKLQQGSHLIWSGDEALEILEYFAIAVTIVVVAVPEGLPLAVTLSLAFAMKKMMNDKALVRHLAACETMGSATTICSDKTGTLTTSHMTVVKACICGKIRDVGTSEEATNFASIVPESGWRLTLQSFLSIFCGKIRDVGTSEEFPESGLRLLLQSIFNNTGGEVVKNKDGKTELLGTPTETAILEFGMLLGGDCKAEREATKVVKVEPFNSHEKRMGVVVELPKGGFRVHTKGASEIILAACDKIMCPDGKVVPLDKASINFLNGIIERFASEALRTLCLAYMEVGKFSAESPIPTSGYTFIGIVGIKDPVRPGVKESVAICRSAGITVRMITGDNINTAKAIARECGILTDGGLAIEGPVFREKSEEELQRIIPNLQVMARSSPMDKHTLVRHLRTTFQEVVAVTGDGTNDAPALHEADIGLAMGTAGTEVAKKSADVIILDDNFSTIVTVAKWGRSVYLNIQKFVQFQLTVNVVALIVSFSSACLTGNTPLTAVQLLWVNMIMDTLGALAFATEPPNDDLMKRAPVGRKGNFITNVMWRNILGQSLYQFVIIWFLQTRGKEAFQLVGPDSDLILTTLIFNSFVFCQVFNEISSREMEKVNVFKGIMQNYVFMTVLSATVIFQIIIIEFLGTFASTHPLSWKQWFASVALGFLGMPVSAVLKFIPV encoded by the exons ATGGAGAGCTATTTGAACGAGAACTTTTATGTGAAGGCGAAGAACTCGTCGGAGGAGGCGTTTCAGATATGGAGGAAGCCGTGTGGACTTGTCAAGAATCGGAAACGGAGGTTCAGATTCACTGCTAACCTCCCCAAGCGTTTTGAAGCTGAGGCCATTCGACGAACCAATCAG GGTAAGTTTAGAGTTGCAGTTTTGGATTCACAAGCTGCGCTTCAGTTTATCCAAG GCTTAAGTTTGCCCAGTGATTATACCGTACCTGAGGAAGTCAAAGCTGCGGGCTTTCAAATTTGTGCTGATGAGGTGGGATCGATTGTTGATAGCTTTGATTTGAAAAAGCTGAAAAGTCACGGTGGTGTGGAGACTATCACAGACAAGCTTGGAACATCAAGTATCAATGGAATTTTTACTTCTGAGAAATTGCTTAATaagagaaaagaaatatatggggttaataaatttattgaaaaacCGTCCCGTGGATTTCTTGTTTATGTGTGGGAAGCCCTTCAGGACACTACCCTCATGATACTTGCATTGTGTGCCTTTGTATCTCTGCTGGTTGGGATAATGACAGAAGGTTGGCCAAAGGGTGCCCACGATGGACTTGGAATTGTTGCTAGCATTTTGCTTGTTGTATTTGTCACTGCAACTAGTGATTATAAACAATCCCTGCAGTTCAAGGAtttggagaaggagaagaaaaaaattacagTTAAGGTTACTAGAGATGGATTCAGACAGAAGTTGTCCATTTACAATCTACTTCCTGGCGACATTGTTCATCTTTCTATTGGAGATCTGGTCCCAGCTGATGGACTTTTTGTTTCGGGGTTTCCTGTGCTGATAAATGAATCCAGTTTAACAGGAGAGAGTGAACCAGTTAAGGTCAACTCTACAAATCCTTTTCTCCTCTGTGGAACTAAAGTTCAGGATGGATCATGCAAGATGCTTGTAACTACTGTTGGAATGAGAACCCAGTGGGGTAAACTGATGGCTACTCTTAGTGAAGGGGGAGATGATGAAACCCCCTTGCAGGTCAAACTAAATGGTGTGGCAACCATCATTGGGAAAATAGGCCTGTTTTTTGCTGTTGTGACATTTTCTGTATTGGTTCAAGGATTGTTCAGCCGCAAGCTTCAACAAGGATCCCACTTGATCTGGTCTGGAGATGAAGCATTGGAAATCTTGGAATATTTTGCTATAGCTGTTacaattgttgttgttgctgttccAGAGGGTTTGCCTTTGGCTGTGACATTGAGTCTTGCTTTTGCcatgaagaagatgatgaacgatAAGGCACTAGTCAGGCATCTGGCTGCTTGTGAGACAATGGGATCAGCCACAACTATCTGCAGTGACAAGACTGGGACACTAACGACGAGCCACATGACTGTTGTGAAAGCTTGCATTTGTGGTAAAATCAGAGATGTGGGAACCTCCGAGGAAGCTACTAACTTTGCTTCTATAGTTCCTGAATCTGGTTGGAGGCTTACGCTGCAATCTTTTTTGAGCATCTTCTGTGGTAAAATCAGAGATGTGGGAACCTCCGAGGAATTTCCTGAATCTGGTTTGAGGCTTCTGCTGCAATCTATTTTTAACAACACTGGAGGAGAAgttgttaaaaacaaagatggCAAGACTGAGTTACTTGGAACACCCACTGAGACTGCTATTTTGGAATTTGGGATGTTGCTAGGCGGTGATTGCAAGGCAGAAAGGGAGGCAACAAAAGTTGTTAAAGTTGAGCCTTTCAATTCTCATGAAAAGCGAATGGGTGTTGTTGTAGAGCTTCCTAAAGGTGGCTTCCGGGTGCACACTAAAGGTGCTTCTGAGATAATATTAGCTGCATGCGACAAAATCATGTGTCCAGATGGCAAGGTTGTTCCCCTCGATAAAGCATCCATTAATTTTTTGAATGGCATCATTGAACGTTTTGCTAGTGAAGCCCTTAGAACTCTCTGCCTTGCATACATGGAGGTCGGCAAATTCTCAGCTGAAAGTCCTATTCCCACCTCAGGGTACACATTTATAGGCATTGTGGGTATCAAAGATCCAGTTCGTCCTGGTGTCAAGGAGTCTGTTGCAATTTGTAGGTCTGCTGGTATTACAGTCAGAATGATTACTGGAGACAACAtaaacactgcaaaagcaattgCAAGAGAGTGTGGAATTTTGACCGATGGAGGTTTGGCAATTGAGGGCCCAGTGTTTCGTGAGAAGAGTGAGGAGGAATTACAAAGAATTATTCCAAACCTTCAG GTTATGGCTCGTTCTTCACCAATGGATAAGCATACCCTTGTAAGACACTTAAGGACCACTTTTCAAGAAGTTGTTGCTGTGACTGGTGATGGTACAAACGATGCTCCAGCACTTCATGAAGCTGATATAGGACTTGCAATGGGCACTGCTGGTACTGAG GTGGCAAAGAAAAGTGCTGACGTGATAATTCTGGATGATAACTTTTCTACAATTGTGACTGTGGCCAAATGGGgacgttcagtgtacttgaACATCCAGAAATTTGTTCAGTTCCAGTTAACGGTTAATGTGGTTGCGCTTATTGTCAGCTTCTCTTCCGCCTGTTTAACTG GAAATACTCCCCTTACTGCTGTTCAGCTTCTCTGGGTCAACATGATCATGGACACTCTAGGAGCCCTTGCATTCGCCACCGAGCCACCTAATGACGATTTAATGAAGAGAGCACCGGTTGGCAGGAAAGGAAACTTCATCACTAATGTGATGTGGAGAAATATCCTAGGGCAGTCTCTGTATCAGTTCGTGATAATATGGTTTCTACAGACCAGAGGAAAAGAAGCTTTTCAGCTCGTTGGCCCAGACTCGGATTTGATCTTGACCACCCTTATCTTCAACTCATTTGTGTTTTGTCAG GTTTTCAATGAGATCAGCTCGAGGGAAATGGAGAAGGTTAACGTCTTCAAAGGCATAATGCAGAACTACGTTTTCATGACTGTCCTCTCTGCCACTGTTATCTTTCAAATCATAATCATCGAGTTCTTGGGTACATTTGCGAGCACACATCCTCTAAGTTGGAAGCAATGGTTTGCCAGCGTTGCACTTGGGTTCCTTGGCATGCCGGTTTCAGCAGTTCTGAAATTCATCCCTGTGTAA
- the LOC126632499 gene encoding calcium-transporting ATPase 2, plasma membrane-type-like isoform X2: MESYLNENFYVKAKNSSEEAFQIWRKPCGLVKNRKRRFRFTANLPKRFEAEAIRRTNQGKFRVADLVSQTLQFIQACAGLSVHSDYTVPEEVKAAGFQICADEVQWIVEGRDVQYLKSHGGVETIIDKLGTSSINGISTSEKLLNKRKEIYGVNKFIEKPCSGFLVYVWEALQDTTLMILAFCAFVSLLVGIMTEGWPKGAHDGLGIVASILLVVFVTATSDYKQSLQFKDLEKEKKKITVQVTRDGFRQKLSIYDLLPGDIVHLSIGDVVPADGLFVSEFPVLINESSLTGESEPVKVNSTNPFLLCGTKVQDGSCKMLVTTVGMRTQWGKLMVTLSEGGDDETPLQVKLNGVATIIGKIGLFFAVVTFSVLVQGLFSRNLQQGSHLIWSGDEALEILEYFSIAVTIVVVAVPEGLPLAVTLSLAFAMKKMMNDKALVRHLAACETMGSATTICSDKTGTLTTSHMTVVKACIYGKIRDVGTSEEATNFASIVPESGWRLALQSFLSIFCGKIRDVGTSEEFPESGLRLMLQSIFNNTGGEVVKNKDGKTELLGTPTETAILEFGMLLGGDFKAEREATKVVKVEPFNSHEKRMGVVVELPKGGFRVHTKGASEIILAACDKIMCPDGKVVPLDKASINFLNGIIERFASEALRTLCLAYMEVGKFSAESPIPTSGYTFIGIVGIKDPVRPGVKESVAICRSAGITVRMITGDDINTAKAIARECGILTDGGLAIEGPVFREKSEEELQKIIPNLQVMARSSPMDKHTLVRHLRITFQEVVAVTGDGTNDAPALHEADIGLAMGTAGTEVAKKSADVIILDDNFSTIVTVAKWGRSVYLNIQKFVQFQLTVNVVALIVSFSSACLTGNTPLTAVQLLWVNMIMDTLGALAFATEPPNDDLMKRAPVGRKGNFITNVMWRNILGQSLYQFVIIWFLQTRGKEAFQLVGPDSDLILTTLIFNSFVFCQVFNEISSREMEKVNVFKGIMQNYVFMTVLSATVIFQIIIIEFLGTFASTHPLSWKQWFASVALGFLGMPVSVVLKFIPV; encoded by the exons ATGGAGAGCTATTTGAACGAGAACTTTTATGTGAAGGCGAAGAACTCGTCGGAGGAGGCGTTTCAGATATGGAGGAAGCCGTGTGGACTTGTCAAGAATCGGAAACGGAGGTTCAGATTCACTGCTAACCTCCCCAAGCGTTTTGAAGCTGAGGCCATTCGACGAACCAATCAG GGTAAGTTTAGAGTTGCAGATTTGGTTTCACAAACGCTTCAGTTTATCCAAG CGTGTGCAGGCTTAAGTGTGCACAGTGATTATACAGTACCTGAGGAAGTCAAAGCTGCGGGTTTTCAAATTTGTGCTGATGAGGTGCAATGGATTGTTGAAGGCCGTGATGTGCAATACTTGAAAAGTCATGGTGGTGTGGAGACTATCATAGACAAGCTTGGAACATCCAGTATCAATGGAATTTCTACTTCTGAGAAATTGCTTAATaagagaaaagaaatatatGGGGTTAATAAATTCATTGAAAAACCATGCAGTGGATTTCTTGTTTATGTGTGGGAAGCCCTTCAGGACACTACCCTCATGATACTTGCATTTTGTGCCTTTGTATCTCTGCTGGTTGGGATAATGACAGAAGGTTGGCCAAAGGGTGCCCATGATGGACTTGGAATTGTTGCTAGCATTTTGCTTGTTGTATTTGTCACTGCAACTAGTGATTATAAACAATCCCTGCAGTTCAAGGAtttggagaaggagaagaaaaaaattacagTTCAGGTTACTAGAGATGGATTCAGACAGAAGTTGTCCATTTACGATCTACTTCCTGGTGACATTGTTCATCTTTCTATTGGAGATGTGGTCCCAGCTGATGGACTTTTTGTTTCGGAGTTTCCTGTGCTGATAAATGAATCCAGTTTAACAGGAGAGAGTGAACCAGTTAAGGTCAACTCTACGAATCCTTTTCTCCTCTGTGGAACTAAAGTTCAGGATGGATCATGCAAGATGCTTGTAACTACTGTTGGAATGAGAACCCAGTGGGGTAAACTGATGGTTACTCTTAGTGAAGGGGGAGATGATGAAACCCCCTTGCAGGTCAAACTAAATGGTGTGGCAACCATCATTGGGAAAATAGGCCTGTTTTTTGCTGTTGTGACATTTTCTGTATTGGTTCAAGGATTGTTCAGCCGCAATCTTCAACAAGGATCCCACTTGATCTGGTCTGGAGATGAAGCATTGGAAATCTTGGAATATTTTTCTATAGCTGTTacaattgttgttgttgctgttccAGAGGGTTTGCCTTTGGCTGTGACATTGAGTCTTGCTTTTGCcatgaagaagatgatgaacgatAAGGCACTAGTCAGGCATCTGGCTGCTTGTGAGACAATGGGATCAGCCACAACTATCTGCAGTGACAAGACCGGGACACTAACGACGAGCCACATGACTGTTGTGAAAGCTTGCATTTATGGTAAAATCAGAGATGTGGGAACCTCCGAGGAAGCTACTAACTTTGCTTCTATAGTTCCTGAATCTGGTTGGAGGCTTGCGCTGCAATCTTTTTTGAGCATCTTTTGTGGTAAAATCAGAGATGTGGGAACCTCCGAGGAATTTCCTGAATCTGGTTTGAGGCTTATGCTGCAATCTATTTTTAACAACACTGGAGGAGAAgttgttaaaaacaaagatggCAAGACCGAGTTACTTGGAACACCCACTGAGACTGCTATTTTGGAATTTGGGATGTTGCTAGGCGGTGATTTCAAGGCAGAAAGGGAGGCAACAAAAGTTGTTAAAGTTGAGCCCTTCAATTCTCATGAAAAGCGAATGGGTGTTGTTGTAGAGCTTCCTAAAGGTGGCTTCCGGGTGCACACTAAAGGTGCTTCTGAGATAATATTAGCTGCATGTGACAAAATCATGTGTCCAGATGGCAAGGTTGTTCCCCTCGATAAAGCATCCATTAATTTTTTGAATGGCATCATTGAACGTTTTGCTAGTGAAGCCCTTAGAACTCTCTGCCTTGCATACATGGAGGTCGGCAAATTCTCAGCTGAAAGTCCTATTCCCACCTCAGGGTACACATTTATAGGCATTGTGGGTATCAAAGATCCAGTTCGTCCTGGTGTCAAGGAGTCTGTTGCAATTTGTAGGTCTGCTGGTATTACAGTCAGAATGATTACTGGAGACGACAtaaacactgcaaaagcaattgCAAGAGAATGTGGAATTTTGACCGATGGAGGTTTGGCAATTGAAGGCCCAGTGTTTCGTGAGAAGAGTGAGGAggaattacaaaaaattattccaaACCTTCAG GTTATGGCTCGTTCTTCACCAATGGATAAGCATACCCTTGTAAGACACTTAAGGATCACTTTTCAAGAAGTTGTTGCTGTGACTGGTGATGGTACAAACGATGCTCCAGCACTTCATGAAGCTGATATAGGACTTGCAATGGGCACTGCTGGTACTGAG GTGGCAAAGAAAAGTGCTGACGTGATAATTCTGGATGATAACTTTTCTACAATTGTGACTGTGGCCAAATGGGgacgttcagtgtacttgaACATCCAGAAATTTGTTCAGTTCCAGTTAACGGTTAATGTGGTTGCGCTTATTGTCAGCTTCTCTTCCGCCTGTTTAACTG GAAATACTCCCCTTACTGCTGTTCAGCTTCTCTGGGTCAACATGATCATGGACACTCTAGGAGCCCTTGCATTCGCCACCGAGCCACCTAATGACGATTTAATGAAGAGAGCACCGGTTGGCAGGAAAGGAAACTTCATCACTAATGTGATGTGGAGAAATATCCTAGGGCAGTCTCTGTATCAGTTCGTGATAATATGGTTTCTACAGACCAGAGGAAAAGAAGCTTTTCAGCTCGTTGGCCCAGACTCGGATTTGATCTTGACCACCCTTATCTTCAACTCATTTGTGTTTTGTCAG GTTTTCAATGAGATCAGCTCGAGGGAAATGGAGAAGGTTAACGTCTTCAAAGGCATAATGCAGAACTACGTTTTCATGACTGTCCTCTCTGCCACTGTTATCTTTCAAATCATAATCATCGAGTTCTTGGGTACATTTGCGAGCACACATCCTCTAAGTTGGAAGCAATGGTTTGCCAGCGTTGCACTTGGGTTCCTTGGCATGCCGGTTTCAGTAGTTCTGAAATTCATCCCTGTGTAA
- the LOC126632499 gene encoding calcium-transporting ATPase 2, plasma membrane-type-like isoform X3: protein MESYLNENFYVKAKNSSEEAFQIWRKPCGLVKNRKRRFRFTANLPKRFEAEAIRRTNQGKFRVAVLDSQAALQFIQGLSLPSDYTVPEEVKAAGFQICADEVGSIVDSFDLKKLKSHGGVETITDKLGTSSINGIFTSEKLLNKRKEIYGVNKFIEKPSRGFLVYVWEALQDTTLMILALCAFVSLLVGIMTEGWPKGAHDGLGIVASILLVVFVTATSDYKQSLQFKDLEKEKKKITVKVTRDGFRQKLSIYNLLPGDIVHLSIGDLVPADGLFVSGFPVLINESSLTGESEPVKVNSTNPFLLCGTKVQDGSCKMLVTTVGMRTQWGKLMATLSEGGDDETPLQVKLNGVATIIGKIGLFFAVVTFSVLVQGLFSRKLQQGSHLIWSGDEALEILEYFAIAVTIVVVAVPEGLPLAVTLSLAFAMKKMMNDKALVRHLAACETMGSATTICSDKTGTLTTSHMTVVKACICGKIRDVGTSEEATNFASIVPESGWRLTLQSFLSIFCGKIRDVGTSEEFPESGLRLLLQSIFNNTGGEVVKNKDGKTELLGTPTETAILEFGMLLGGDCKAEREATKVVKVEPFNSHEKRMGVVVELPKGGFRVHTKGASEIILAACDKIMCPDGKVVPLDKASINFLNGIIERFASEALRTLCLAYMEVGKFSAESPIPTSGYTFIGIVGIKDPVRPGVKESVAICRSAGITVRMITGDNINTAKAIARECGILTDGGLAIEGPVFREKSEEELQRIIPNLQVMARSSPMDKHTLVRHLRTTFQEVVAVTGDGTNDAPALHEADIGLAMGTAGTEVAKKSADVIILDDNFSTIVTVAKWGRSVYLNIQKFVQFQLTVNVVALIVSFSSACLTGNTPLTAVQLLWVNMIMDTLGALAFATEPPNDDLMKRAPVGRKGNFITNVMWRNILGQSLYQFVIIWFLQTRGKEAFQLVGPDSDLILTTLIFNSFVFCQVFNEISSREMEKVNVFKGIMQNYVFMTVLSATVIFQIIIIEFLGTFASTHPLSWKQWFASVALGFLGMPVSVVLKFIPV from the exons ATGGAGAGCTATTTGAACGAGAACTTTTATGTGAAGGCGAAGAACTCGTCGGAGGAGGCGTTTCAGATATGGAGGAAGCCGTGTGGACTTGTCAAGAATCGGAAACGGAGGTTCAGATTCACTGCTAACCTCCCCAAGCGTTTTGAAGCTGAGGCCATTCGACGAACCAATCAG GGTAAGTTTAGAGTTGCAGTTTTGGATTCACAAGCTGCGCTTCAGTTTATCCAAG GCTTAAGTTTGCCCAGTGATTATACCGTACCTGAGGAAGTCAAAGCTGCGGGCTTTCAAATTTGTGCTGATGAGGTGGGATCGATTGTTGATAGCTTTGATTTGAAAAAGCTGAAAAGTCACGGTGGTGTGGAGACTATCACAGACAAGCTTGGAACATCAAGTATCAATGGAATTTTTACTTCTGAGAAATTGCTTAATaagagaaaagaaatatatggggttaataaatttattgaaaaacCGTCCCGTGGATTTCTTGTTTATGTGTGGGAAGCCCTTCAGGACACTACCCTCATGATACTTGCATTGTGTGCCTTTGTATCTCTGCTGGTTGGGATAATGACAGAAGGTTGGCCAAAGGGTGCCCACGATGGACTTGGAATTGTTGCTAGCATTTTGCTTGTTGTATTTGTCACTGCAACTAGTGATTATAAACAATCCCTGCAGTTCAAGGAtttggagaaggagaagaaaaaaattacagTTAAGGTTACTAGAGATGGATTCAGACAGAAGTTGTCCATTTACAATCTACTTCCTGGCGACATTGTTCATCTTTCTATTGGAGATCTGGTCCCAGCTGATGGACTTTTTGTTTCGGGGTTTCCTGTGCTGATAAATGAATCCAGTTTAACAGGAGAGAGTGAACCAGTTAAGGTCAACTCTACAAATCCTTTTCTCCTCTGTGGAACTAAAGTTCAGGATGGATCATGCAAGATGCTTGTAACTACTGTTGGAATGAGAACCCAGTGGGGTAAACTGATGGCTACTCTTAGTGAAGGGGGAGATGATGAAACCCCCTTGCAGGTCAAACTAAATGGTGTGGCAACCATCATTGGGAAAATAGGCCTGTTTTTTGCTGTTGTGACATTTTCTGTATTGGTTCAAGGATTGTTCAGCCGCAAGCTTCAACAAGGATCCCACTTGATCTGGTCTGGAGATGAAGCATTGGAAATCTTGGAATATTTTGCTATAGCTGTTacaattgttgttgttgctgttccAGAGGGTTTGCCTTTGGCTGTGACATTGAGTCTTGCTTTTGCcatgaagaagatgatgaacgatAAGGCACTAGTCAGGCATCTGGCTGCTTGTGAGACAATGGGATCAGCCACAACTATCTGCAGTGACAAGACTGGGACACTAACGACGAGCCACATGACTGTTGTGAAAGCTTGCATTTGTGGTAAAATCAGAGATGTGGGAACCTCCGAGGAAGCTACTAACTTTGCTTCTATAGTTCCTGAATCTGGTTGGAGGCTTACGCTGCAATCTTTTTTGAGCATCTTCTGTGGTAAAATCAGAGATGTGGGAACCTCCGAGGAATTTCCTGAATCTGGTTTGAGGCTTCTGCTGCAATCTATTTTTAACAACACTGGAGGAGAAgttgttaaaaacaaagatggCAAGACTGAGTTACTTGGAACACCCACTGAGACTGCTATTTTGGAATTTGGGATGTTGCTAGGCGGTGATTGCAAGGCAGAAAGGGAGGCAACAAAAGTTGTTAAAGTTGAGCCTTTCAATTCTCATGAAAAGCGAATGGGTGTTGTTGTAGAGCTTCCTAAAGGTGGCTTCCGGGTGCACACTAAAGGTGCTTCTGAGATAATATTAGCTGCATGCGACAAAATCATGTGTCCAGATGGCAAGGTTGTTCCCCTCGATAAAGCATCCATTAATTTTTTGAATGGCATCATTGAACGTTTTGCTAGTGAAGCCCTTAGAACTCTCTGCCTTGCATACATGGAGGTCGGCAAATTCTCAGCTGAAAGTCCTATTCCCACCTCAGGGTACACATTTATAGGCATTGTGGGTATCAAAGATCCAGTTCGTCCTGGTGTCAAGGAGTCTGTTGCAATTTGTAGGTCTGCTGGTATTACAGTCAGAATGATTACTGGAGACAACAtaaacactgcaaaagcaattgCAAGAGAGTGTGGAATTTTGACCGATGGAGGTTTGGCAATTGAGGGCCCAGTGTTTCGTGAGAAGAGTGAGGAGGAATTACAAAGAATTATTCCAAACCTTCAG GTTATGGCTCGTTCTTCACCAATGGATAAGCATACCCTTGTAAGACACTTAAGGACCACTTTTCAAGAAGTTGTTGCTGTGACTGGTGATGGTACAAACGATGCTCCAGCACTTCATGAAGCTGATATAGGACTTGCAATGGGCACTGCTGGTACTGAG GTGGCAAAGAAAAGTGCTGACGTGATAATTCTGGATGATAACTTTTCTACAATTGTGACTGTGGCCAAATGGGgacgttcagtgtacttgaACATCCAGAAATTTGTTCAGTTCCAGTTAACGGTTAATGTGGTTGCGCTTATTGTCAGCTTCTCTTCCGCCTGTTTAACTG GAAATACTCCCCTTACTGCTGTTCAGCTTCTCTGGGTCAACATGATCATGGACACTCTAGGAGCCCTTGCATTCGCCACCGAGCCACCTAATGACGATTTAATGAAGAGAGCACCGGTTGGCAGGAAAGGAAACTTCATCACTAATGTGATGTGGAGAAATATCCTAGGGCAGTCTCTGTATCAGTTCGTGATAATATGGTTTCTACAGACCAGAGGAAAAGAAGCTTTTCAGCTCGTTGGCCCAGACTCGGATTTGATCTTGACCACCCTTATCTTCAACTCATTTGTGTTTTGTCAG GTTTTCAATGAGATCAGCTCGAGGGAAATGGAGAAGGTTAACGTCTTCAAAGGCATAATGCAGAACTACGTTTTCATGACTGTCCTCTCTGCCACTGTTATCTTTCAAATCATAATCATCGAGTTCTTGGGTACATTTGCGAGCACACATCCTCTAAGTTGGAAGCAATGGTTTGCCAGCGTTGCACTTGGGTTCCTTGGCATGCCGGTTTCAGTAGTTCTGAAATTCATCCCTGTGTAA